In Ctenopharyngodon idella isolate HZGC_01 chromosome 2, HZGC01, whole genome shotgun sequence, the following are encoded in one genomic region:
- the LOC127522031 gene encoding kinesin-like protein KIF1A isoform X4: MAGASVKVAVRVRPFNSREIGKDSKCIIQMSGNTTTIINPKQPKENKSFNFDYSYWSHTTPEDVNYACQKQVYKDIGEEMLLHAFEGYNVCIFAYGQTGAGKSYTMMGKQEKDQEGIIPLLCEDLFTKISDNNDNNMSYSVEVSYMEIYCERVRDLLNPKNKGNLRVREHPLMGPYVEDLSKLAVTSYNDIQDLMDSGNKARTVAATNMNETSSRSHAVFNIIFTQKRHDGETENTSEKVSKISLVDLAGSERADSTGAKGTRLKEGANINKSLTTLGKVISALAEVDSAPNKNKKKKKVESFIPYRDSVLTWLLRENLGGNSRTAMVAALSPADINYDETLSTLRYADRAKQIRCNAVINEDPNNRLVRELKDEVARLKDLLYAQGLGDIIETYRAQAPGISALKYLSSYKTNINSIQAINQRGDFSTVTNAMTGMSPSPSLSALSSRAGSISSLHDRIMFSPGSEEAIERLKETEKIIAELNETWEEKLRRTEAIRMEREALLAEMGVAMREDGGTVGVFSPKKTPHLVNLNEDPLMSECLLYYIKDGITKVGREDASSRQDIVLSGHFIKDEHCIFTSSTNASGEGTVVLEPCEGAETYVNGKRVTEPTVLRSGNRIIMGKSHVFRFNDPEQARQERERTPCADTPVEPVDWAFAQRELLEKQGIDMKQEMEQRLQELEDQYRKEREEASNLLEQQRLDYESKLEALQRQVNSRYYPETTEEEEEPEEEVLWTKRETELALWAFRKWRFYQFTSLRDLLWGNAIFLKEANAISVELKKKVQFQFVLLTDTLYSPLPPDLLPPSIAKDREKRLFPRTIVAVEVQDQKNGATHYWTLDKLRQRLDLMREMYDRAAEVPSTAVEDCDHMMSGGDPFYDRFPWFRLVGRAFVYLSNLLYPVPLVHRVAIVSEKGEVKGFLRVAVQAISADEEAPDYGSGVRQSGTAKISFEDQQFEKFQTETCTAGMSHSNTSQEELRIVEGEGQNSEMGLSADEVNNNTCAASPEVPNSPLKGLECPLDVAQEKSFQHLKIGSNFTFRVTVLQASSISAEYADIFCQFNFIHRHDEAFSTEPLKNTGRGPPLGFYHVQNITVEVTKSFVEYIKSQPIVFEVFGHYQKQPFPPLCKDLISSLRPTRRQFPRVMPLSKPVPATKLSTLTRSTAGPCHCKYDLMAFFEICELEANGDYIPAVVDHRGGMPCHGTFLLHQGIQRRITVTIAHETGNDIEWKEVKELVIGRIRNTPEADETIIDPNILSLNILSSGYIRPSYDDRTFYRFEAAWDSSMHNSLLLNRVTPYGEKIYITLSAYLEMENCTQPTVITKDFCMVFYSRDAKLPASRSIRNLFSTGAFRPSESNRVTGVYELSLCHLADIGSPGMQRRRRRVLDTSVAYVRGEENLAGWRPRSDSLILDHQWELEKLSLLQEVEKTRHYLLLREKLEASLLLGQDSFCGKDLMDSPKASSPMISPVVSLGLDSPNERQRELAAKCVRLLMHTFNRQYSQVSSSLSESKLSEMSASLLRDGSSSPLNTLTPSSTCPSLVDSHYGNPDLRGAEANSGASSPDLDPFSPIERKPRSCTFIPNIQEIRVSPIVSKKGYLHFLEPHTSGWVKRYIVVRRPYVYLYRSERDCVERAVINLSSAQVEYSEDQQTMLRAPNTFAVCTEHRNILLQAGNDKEMHDWLYAFNPLLAGTIRSKLSRRKSGQMRM; encoded by the exons CAATTATAAATCCAAAACAGCCAAAAGAAAACAAGAGCTTCAACTTTGACTATTCCTATTGGTCACATACAACG CCAGAAGATGTGAACTATGCATGCCAAAAGCAGGTTTATAAAGACATAGGGGAGGAAATGCTTCTGCATGCCTTTGAGGGATATAACGTCTGTATCTTTGCCTATGGGCAAACTGGGGCTGGAAAGTCATATACCATGATGGGCAAGCAAGAGAAGGACCAAGAAGGCATCATCCCACTG CTATGTGAGGACCTGTTTACCAAGATCAGTGACAATAATGACAACAACATGTCATACTCGGTTGAG GTAAGTTACATGGAGATCTACTGTGAGCGTGTGCGGGACCTTCTGAACCCAAAGAACAAAGGGAATCTGCGTGTGCGAGAGCATCCTCTGATGGGGCCATATGTGGAGGACCTATCAAAACTGGCTGTTACTTCCTACAATGACATTCAGGACCTAATGGACTCTGGAAACAAAGCCAG GACTGTGGCGGCCACCAACATGAATGAGACCAGCAGCCGCTCCCATGCTGTATTCAACATCATCTTCACACAgaaacgacatgatggtgagacAGAGAACACATCTGAAAAG GTCAGCAAAATCAGCTTGGTAGACTTGGCAGGGAGTGAGCGTGCTGATTCTACTGGAGCTAAAGGCACTAGACTCAAG GAAGGAGCTAATATCAACAAATCTTTAACAACGCTGGGCAAAGTTATCTCTGCGTTGGCCGAAGTG GACTCTGCACCAAACAAG aacaagaagaagaagaaagtggAGAGCTTTATTCCATACAGAGATTCAGTTCTGACATGGCTGCTGAGGGAAAACCTTG GAGGTAACTCCCGCACTGCCATGGTAGCAGCTCTAAGTCCTGCTGATATTAACTATGATGAGACTCTCAGCACACTCAG GTATGCTGACCGAGCCAAGCAGATCCGTTGCAACGCCGTCATCAATGAAGACCCCAACAACCGCCTGGTGCGTGAGTTGAAGGACGAGGTGGCTCGTCTGAAGGATCTGCTCTATGCTCAGGGTCTTGGAGACATCATTGAGA cATACCGGGCACAAGCTCCTGGGATATCTGCTCTCAAAT ACTTGTCCAGTTACAAGACTAATATCAATAGCATCCAGGCTATCAATCAAAGGGGTGATTTCTCCACAGTGACCAATGCCATGACAGGGATGAGCCCCTCCCCCTCACTCTCTGCCCTGTCCAGCCGAGCTGGCTCCATCAGCAGTCTGCATGACCGGATCATGTTCAGCCCGGGAAGCGAGGAAGCCATTGAGAGGCTGAAA GAAACTGAGAAGATAATCGCAGAACTCAATGAAACTTGGGAAGAGAAGCTTCGCCGCACCGAGGCCATTCGAATGGAAAG GGAGGCACTTTTAGCTGAAATGGGTGTGGCGATGAGGGAAGATGGAGGTACCGTTGGAGTCTTTTCACCAAAGAAG ACTCCACACTTGGTCAACCTCAATGAAGATCCACTGATGTCTGAGTGCTTATTGTACTACATTAAAGATGGAATCACCAA GGTCGGCCGTGAAGATGCCAGCAGTCGGCAGGACATTGTTCTGAGCGGCCATTTCATTAAAGATGAACACTGTATATTTACAAGTAGTACAAATGCCTCAGGAGAGGGTACGGTTGTCCTGGAGCCTTGTGAAGGAGCAGAGACTTACGTTAACGGCAAGAGAGTGACAGAGCCCACTGTTCTCAGATCAG GTAACCGTATCATTATGGGCAAGAGCCACGTGTTCCGTTTCAATGACCCAGAGCAAGCACGGCAAGAGAGGGAGAGGACCCCATGTGCAGACACACCTGTGGAGCCGGTGGACTGGGCCTTTGCCCAGAGAGAGCTATTGGAGAAACAAGGCATTGACATGAAACAAGAGATGGAGCAAAG GTTACAGGAGCTGGAGGACCAGTACCGCAAGGAGAGAGAAGAAGCAAGCAACCTTCTGGAACAGCAGAGACTG gaCTATGAGAGTAAGCTGGAAGCTCTTCAGAGGCAGGTCAACTCCAGATATTACCCAGAAACcactgaggaagaggaggaaccAGAAGAGGAAG TGCTGTGGACAAAGCGGGAGACGGAACTGGCCCTCTGGGCTTTCCGGAAATGGCGATTCTATCAGTTCACCTCTCTCAGAGACCTGCTCTGGGGAAATGCAATTTTCCTCAAGGAGGCTAATGCCATTAGTGTGGAGCTGAAGAAAAAG gttcagtttcagtttgtgCTGTTAACGGATACACTGTACTCCCCACTGCCCCCTGACCTCCTGCCCCCCAGCATAGCCAAAGACAGGGAGAAAAGGCTATTCCCTCGCACCATTGTAGCAGTAGAGGTTCAGGACCAGAAAAATGGTGCCACACACTACTGGACCCTGGACAAACTCAG ACAAAGACTGGATTTGATGAGAGAAATGTATGACCGAGCAGCAGAGGTGCCCAGTACGGCAGTCGAGGACTGTGATCATATGATGTCCGGTGGTGACCCCTTCTATGACCGCTTTCCATGGTTCCGCCTGGTTGGTCG GGCGTTTGTGTATCTGAGTAATCTGCTGTACCCTGTGCCATTAGTGCACCGTGTGGCCATTGTAAGTGAGAAAGGCGAGGTCAAGGGTTTCCTCCGAGTAGCAGTACAAGCCATATCAG CTGATGAAGAAGCTCCTGATTATGGCTCTGGTGTGAGACAATCAGGAACGGCTAAGATTTCATTTGAGGATCAACAATTTGAGAAG TTCCAGACAGAAACATGCACCGCTGGCATGTCTCACTCAAACACATCTCAAGAGGAGCTGCGCATTGTAGAAGGAGAAGGACAAAACTCAGAGATGGGGCTCAGTGCTGATGAGGTCAACAACAACACCTGTGCAG CCTCTCCTGAAGTTCCTAACAGTCCTCTCAAGGGTCTGGAATGTCCTCTTGATGTGGCCCAGGAAAAATCCTTCCAGCACTTAAAAATAGGCAGCAACTTCACCTTCAGGGTCACAGTGCTTCAGGCCTCCAGCATCTCTGCTGAGTATGCAGATATCTTCTGCCAGTTCAA CTTTATTCACAGACATGACGAGGCATTTTCCACTGAGCCATTAAAGAATACCGGCCGAGGGCCTCCTCTGGGATTCTACCATGTACAGAAT ATAACTGTAGAGGTCACCAAATCTTTTGTGGAATACATCAAGAGTCAGCCAATAGTTTTTGAGGTATTTGGCCATTACCAAAAACAGCCCTTCCCTCCTCTCTGTAAGGACTTGATTAG TTCATTACGTCCAACAAGAAGGCAGTTCCCTAGGGTTATGCCTTTGTCAAAGCCAG TGCCTGCCACAAAACTGAGCACGCTCACACGCTCCACTGCTGGCCCATGTCACTGCAAATATGACCTTATGGCATTTTTTGAGATCTGTGAGCTGGAGGCCAACGGAGA CTATATCCCAGCTGTTGTTGATCACAGGGGTGGAATGCCCTGCCATGGTACATTCCTGTTGCACCAG GGCATCCAAAGGAGAATTACAGTCACTATAGCCCATGAAACCGGCAATGATATTGAGTGGAAGGAGGTTAAAGAGCTCGTCATAG GGCGCATCCGTAACACACCCGAGGCAGATGAGACTATCATCGACCCCAACATCCTGTCCCTCAACATCCTGTCTTCAGGCTACATACGACCATCTTATGATGACAG GACATTTTACCGCTTTGAGGCAGCATGGGATAGCTCCATGCACAACTCCCTTCTGCTGAACCGTGTCACTCCATATGGAGAGAAAATTTACATCACACTCTCCGCCTATCTTGAG ATGGAGAACTGCACTCAGCCCACTGTCATCACTAAggacttttgcatggtgttctACTCCAGAGACGCTAAACTTCCTGCGTCTCGCTCCATTCGAAACCTTTTCAGCACTGGTGCCTTTAGGCCCTCTGAGAG TAACCGTGTGACTGGAGTGTACGAATTAAGCCTCTGTCATTTGGCTGACATTGGAAGTCCTG GTATGCAAAGGAGGCGCAGACGGGTGCTGGACACCTCAGTGGCGTATGTGCGTGGAGAGGAGAACCTTGCAGGTTGGAGGCCCCGCAGTGACAGCCTCATCCTGGACCACCAGTGGGAGCTAGAGAAACTTAGCCTCCTACAAGAG GTGGAGAAGACCAGGCATTACCTTCTGCTGAGAGAGAAGCTAGAAGCATCTCTGCTGCTGGGACAGGATTCTTTCTGTGGCAAAGACCTGATGGACTCACCTAAGGCCTCCAGCCCCATGATCAGCCCAGTAGTCAGTCTGGGTTTGGACAGTCCCAATGAGAGGCAGAGGGAGCTGGCTGCCAAG TGTGTGCGACTGCTCATGCACACCTTCAACAGGCAGTACAGCCAGGTGAGCAGCAGTCTCAGTGAGAGCAAG ctGTCAGAGATGTCCGCATCCCTTTTAAGAGACGGTTCTTCTTCAcctctaaacactttgacacccTCCTCCACCTGCCCGTCACTGGTGGACAGTCACTATGGCAATCCAGACCTCAG AGGAGCTGAGGCTAACTCAGGTGCCTCTAGCCCTGATCTCGACCCCTTCAGCCCCATAGAGAGAAAACCCAGGAGCTGCACCTTCATCCCGAACATCCAGGAGATTCGTGTCAG CCCCATTGTGTCAAAGAAAGGCTATCTACACTTTCTTGAGCCACACACCAGTGGCTGGGTGAAGCGGTACATTGTGGTACGGCGGCCCTACGTCTACCTGTACCGCAGTGAGAGAGACTGCGTGGAGAGAGCCGTCATCAACCTGTCCTCTGCCCAGGTGGAGTACAGCGAAGATCAGCAGACCATGCTGAGG GCTCCTAACACTTTTGCAGTGTGCACTGAGCACCGGAACATTCTCCTCCAAGCAGGCAATGACAAAGAGATGCATGACTGGTTGTACGCATTCAACCCACTGCTGGCAGGAACTATCAG GTCTAAGCTTTCCAGAAGAAAATCAGGACAGATGAGGATGTGA
- the LOC127522031 gene encoding kinesin-like protein KIF1A isoform X5, translated as MAGASVKVAVRVRPFNSREIGKDSKCIIQMSGNTTTIINPKQPKENKSFNFDYSYWSHTTPEDVNYACQKQVYKDIGEEMLLHAFEGYNVCIFAYGQTGAGKSYTMMGKQEKDQEGIIPLLCEDLFTKISDNNDNNMSYSVEVSYMEIYCERVRDLLNPKNKGNLRVREHPLMGPYVEDLSKLAVTSYNDIQDLMDSGNKARTVAATNMNETSSRSHAVFNIIFTQKRHDGETENTSEKVSKISLVDLAGSERADSTGAKGTRLKEGANINKSLTTLGKVISALAEVDSAPNKNKKKKKVESFIPYRDSVLTWLLRENLGGNSRTAMVAALSPADINYDETLSTLRYADRAKQIRCNAVINEDPNNRLVRELKDEVARLKDLLYAQGLGDIIEMTNAMTGMSPSPSLSALSSRAGSISSLHDRIMFSPGSEEAIERLKETEKIIAELNETWEEKLRRTEAIRMEREALLAEMGVAMREDGGTVGVFSPKKTPHLVNLNEDPLMSECLLYYIKDGITKVGREDASSRQDIVLSGHFIKDEHCIFTSSTNASGEGTVVLEPCEGAETYVNGKRVTEPTVLRSGNRIIMGKSHVFRFNDPEQARQERERTPCADTPVEPVDWAFAQRELLEKQGIDMKQEMEQRLQELEDQYRKEREEASNLLEQQRLDYESKLEALQRQVNSRYYPETTEEEEEPEEEVLWTKRETELALWAFRKWRFYQFTSLRDLLWGNAIFLKEANAISVELKKKVQFQFVLLTDTLYSPLPPDLLPPSIAKDREKRLFPRTIVAVEVQDQKNGATHYWTLDKLRQRLDLMREMYDRAAEVPSTAVEDCDHMMSGGDPFYDRFPWFRLVGRAFVYLSNLLYPVPLVHRVAIVSEKGEVKGFLRVAVQAISADEEAPDYGSGVRQSGTAKISFEDQQFEKFQTETCTAGMSHSNTSQEELRIVEGEGQNSEMGLSADEVNNNTCAASPEVPNSPLKGLECPLDVAQEKSFQHLKIGSNFTFRVTVLQASSISAEYADIFCQFNFIHRHDEAFSTEPLKNTGRGPPLGFYHVQNITVEVTKSFVEYIKSQPIVFEVFGHYQKQPFPPLCKDLISSLRPTRRQFPRVMPLSKPVPATKLSTLTRSTAGPCHCKYDLMAFFEICELEANGDYIPAVVDHRGGMPCHGTFLLHQGIQRRITVTIAHETGNDIEWKEVKELVIGRIRNTPEADETIIDPNILSLNILSSGYIRPSYDDRVSLGIDHRTFYRFEAAWDSSMHNSLLLNRVTPYGEKIYITLSAYLEMENCTQPTVITKDFCMVFYSRDAKLPASRSIRNLFSTGAFRPSESNRVTGVYELSLCHLADIGSPGMQRRRRRVLDTSVAYVRGEENLAGWRPRSDSLILDHQWELEKLSLLQEVEKTRHYLLLREKLEASLLLGQDSFCGKDLMDSPKASSPMISPVVSLGLDSPNERQRELAAKCVRLLMHTFNRQYSQVSSSLSESKLSEMSASLLRDGSSSPLNTLTPSSTCPSLVDSHYGNPDLRGAEANSGASSPDLDPFSPIERKPRSCTFIPNIQEIRVSPIVSKKGYLHFLEPHTSGWVKRYIVVRRPYVYLYRSERDCVERAVINLSSAQVEYSEDQQTMLRAPNTFAVCTEHRNILLQAGNDKEMHDWLYAFNPLLAGTIRSKLSRRKSGQMRM; from the exons CAATTATAAATCCAAAACAGCCAAAAGAAAACAAGAGCTTCAACTTTGACTATTCCTATTGGTCACATACAACG CCAGAAGATGTGAACTATGCATGCCAAAAGCAGGTTTATAAAGACATAGGGGAGGAAATGCTTCTGCATGCCTTTGAGGGATATAACGTCTGTATCTTTGCCTATGGGCAAACTGGGGCTGGAAAGTCATATACCATGATGGGCAAGCAAGAGAAGGACCAAGAAGGCATCATCCCACTG CTATGTGAGGACCTGTTTACCAAGATCAGTGACAATAATGACAACAACATGTCATACTCGGTTGAG GTAAGTTACATGGAGATCTACTGTGAGCGTGTGCGGGACCTTCTGAACCCAAAGAACAAAGGGAATCTGCGTGTGCGAGAGCATCCTCTGATGGGGCCATATGTGGAGGACCTATCAAAACTGGCTGTTACTTCCTACAATGACATTCAGGACCTAATGGACTCTGGAAACAAAGCCAG GACTGTGGCGGCCACCAACATGAATGAGACCAGCAGCCGCTCCCATGCTGTATTCAACATCATCTTCACACAgaaacgacatgatggtgagacAGAGAACACATCTGAAAAG GTCAGCAAAATCAGCTTGGTAGACTTGGCAGGGAGTGAGCGTGCTGATTCTACTGGAGCTAAAGGCACTAGACTCAAG GAAGGAGCTAATATCAACAAATCTTTAACAACGCTGGGCAAAGTTATCTCTGCGTTGGCCGAAGTG GACTCTGCACCAAACAAG aacaagaagaagaagaaagtggAGAGCTTTATTCCATACAGAGATTCAGTTCTGACATGGCTGCTGAGGGAAAACCTTG GAGGTAACTCCCGCACTGCCATGGTAGCAGCTCTAAGTCCTGCTGATATTAACTATGATGAGACTCTCAGCACACTCAG GTATGCTGACCGAGCCAAGCAGATCCGTTGCAACGCCGTCATCAATGAAGACCCCAACAACCGCCTGGTGCGTGAGTTGAAGGACGAGGTGGCTCGTCTGAAGGATCTGCTCTATGCTCAGGGTCTTGGAGACATCATTGAGA TGACCAATGCCATGACAGGGATGAGCCCCTCCCCCTCACTCTCTGCCCTGTCCAGCCGAGCTGGCTCCATCAGCAGTCTGCATGACCGGATCATGTTCAGCCCGGGAAGCGAGGAAGCCATTGAGAGGCTGAAA GAAACTGAGAAGATAATCGCAGAACTCAATGAAACTTGGGAAGAGAAGCTTCGCCGCACCGAGGCCATTCGAATGGAAAG GGAGGCACTTTTAGCTGAAATGGGTGTGGCGATGAGGGAAGATGGAGGTACCGTTGGAGTCTTTTCACCAAAGAAG ACTCCACACTTGGTCAACCTCAATGAAGATCCACTGATGTCTGAGTGCTTATTGTACTACATTAAAGATGGAATCACCAA GGTCGGCCGTGAAGATGCCAGCAGTCGGCAGGACATTGTTCTGAGCGGCCATTTCATTAAAGATGAACACTGTATATTTACAAGTAGTACAAATGCCTCAGGAGAGGGTACGGTTGTCCTGGAGCCTTGTGAAGGAGCAGAGACTTACGTTAACGGCAAGAGAGTGACAGAGCCCACTGTTCTCAGATCAG GTAACCGTATCATTATGGGCAAGAGCCACGTGTTCCGTTTCAATGACCCAGAGCAAGCACGGCAAGAGAGGGAGAGGACCCCATGTGCAGACACACCTGTGGAGCCGGTGGACTGGGCCTTTGCCCAGAGAGAGCTATTGGAGAAACAAGGCATTGACATGAAACAAGAGATGGAGCAAAG GTTACAGGAGCTGGAGGACCAGTACCGCAAGGAGAGAGAAGAAGCAAGCAACCTTCTGGAACAGCAGAGACTG gaCTATGAGAGTAAGCTGGAAGCTCTTCAGAGGCAGGTCAACTCCAGATATTACCCAGAAACcactgaggaagaggaggaaccAGAAGAGGAAG TGCTGTGGACAAAGCGGGAGACGGAACTGGCCCTCTGGGCTTTCCGGAAATGGCGATTCTATCAGTTCACCTCTCTCAGAGACCTGCTCTGGGGAAATGCAATTTTCCTCAAGGAGGCTAATGCCATTAGTGTGGAGCTGAAGAAAAAG gttcagtttcagtttgtgCTGTTAACGGATACACTGTACTCCCCACTGCCCCCTGACCTCCTGCCCCCCAGCATAGCCAAAGACAGGGAGAAAAGGCTATTCCCTCGCACCATTGTAGCAGTAGAGGTTCAGGACCAGAAAAATGGTGCCACACACTACTGGACCCTGGACAAACTCAG ACAAAGACTGGATTTGATGAGAGAAATGTATGACCGAGCAGCAGAGGTGCCCAGTACGGCAGTCGAGGACTGTGATCATATGATGTCCGGTGGTGACCCCTTCTATGACCGCTTTCCATGGTTCCGCCTGGTTGGTCG GGCGTTTGTGTATCTGAGTAATCTGCTGTACCCTGTGCCATTAGTGCACCGTGTGGCCATTGTAAGTGAGAAAGGCGAGGTCAAGGGTTTCCTCCGAGTAGCAGTACAAGCCATATCAG CTGATGAAGAAGCTCCTGATTATGGCTCTGGTGTGAGACAATCAGGAACGGCTAAGATTTCATTTGAGGATCAACAATTTGAGAAG TTCCAGACAGAAACATGCACCGCTGGCATGTCTCACTCAAACACATCTCAAGAGGAGCTGCGCATTGTAGAAGGAGAAGGACAAAACTCAGAGATGGGGCTCAGTGCTGATGAGGTCAACAACAACACCTGTGCAG CCTCTCCTGAAGTTCCTAACAGTCCTCTCAAGGGTCTGGAATGTCCTCTTGATGTGGCCCAGGAAAAATCCTTCCAGCACTTAAAAATAGGCAGCAACTTCACCTTCAGGGTCACAGTGCTTCAGGCCTCCAGCATCTCTGCTGAGTATGCAGATATCTTCTGCCAGTTCAA CTTTATTCACAGACATGACGAGGCATTTTCCACTGAGCCATTAAAGAATACCGGCCGAGGGCCTCCTCTGGGATTCTACCATGTACAGAAT ATAACTGTAGAGGTCACCAAATCTTTTGTGGAATACATCAAGAGTCAGCCAATAGTTTTTGAGGTATTTGGCCATTACCAAAAACAGCCCTTCCCTCCTCTCTGTAAGGACTTGATTAG TTCATTACGTCCAACAAGAAGGCAGTTCCCTAGGGTTATGCCTTTGTCAAAGCCAG TGCCTGCCACAAAACTGAGCACGCTCACACGCTCCACTGCTGGCCCATGTCACTGCAAATATGACCTTATGGCATTTTTTGAGATCTGTGAGCTGGAGGCCAACGGAGA CTATATCCCAGCTGTTGTTGATCACAGGGGTGGAATGCCCTGCCATGGTACATTCCTGTTGCACCAG GGCATCCAAAGGAGAATTACAGTCACTATAGCCCATGAAACCGGCAATGATATTGAGTGGAAGGAGGTTAAAGAGCTCGTCATAG GGCGCATCCGTAACACACCCGAGGCAGATGAGACTATCATCGACCCCAACATCCTGTCCCTCAACATCCTGTCTTCAGGCTACATACGACCATCTTATGATGACAG AGTGTCATTGGGAATTGACCATAG GACATTTTACCGCTTTGAGGCAGCATGGGATAGCTCCATGCACAACTCCCTTCTGCTGAACCGTGTCACTCCATATGGAGAGAAAATTTACATCACACTCTCCGCCTATCTTGAG ATGGAGAACTGCACTCAGCCCACTGTCATCACTAAggacttttgcatggtgttctACTCCAGAGACGCTAAACTTCCTGCGTCTCGCTCCATTCGAAACCTTTTCAGCACTGGTGCCTTTAGGCCCTCTGAGAG TAACCGTGTGACTGGAGTGTACGAATTAAGCCTCTGTCATTTGGCTGACATTGGAAGTCCTG GTATGCAAAGGAGGCGCAGACGGGTGCTGGACACCTCAGTGGCGTATGTGCGTGGAGAGGAGAACCTTGCAGGTTGGAGGCCCCGCAGTGACAGCCTCATCCTGGACCACCAGTGGGAGCTAGAGAAACTTAGCCTCCTACAAGAG GTGGAGAAGACCAGGCATTACCTTCTGCTGAGAGAGAAGCTAGAAGCATCTCTGCTGCTGGGACAGGATTCTTTCTGTGGCAAAGACCTGATGGACTCACCTAAGGCCTCCAGCCCCATGATCAGCCCAGTAGTCAGTCTGGGTTTGGACAGTCCCAATGAGAGGCAGAGGGAGCTGGCTGCCAAG TGTGTGCGACTGCTCATGCACACCTTCAACAGGCAGTACAGCCAGGTGAGCAGCAGTCTCAGTGAGAGCAAG ctGTCAGAGATGTCCGCATCCCTTTTAAGAGACGGTTCTTCTTCAcctctaaacactttgacacccTCCTCCACCTGCCCGTCACTGGTGGACAGTCACTATGGCAATCCAGACCTCAG AGGAGCTGAGGCTAACTCAGGTGCCTCTAGCCCTGATCTCGACCCCTTCAGCCCCATAGAGAGAAAACCCAGGAGCTGCACCTTCATCCCGAACATCCAGGAGATTCGTGTCAG CCCCATTGTGTCAAAGAAAGGCTATCTACACTTTCTTGAGCCACACACCAGTGGCTGGGTGAAGCGGTACATTGTGGTACGGCGGCCCTACGTCTACCTGTACCGCAGTGAGAGAGACTGCGTGGAGAGAGCCGTCATCAACCTGTCCTCTGCCCAGGTGGAGTACAGCGAAGATCAGCAGACCATGCTGAGG GCTCCTAACACTTTTGCAGTGTGCACTGAGCACCGGAACATTCTCCTCCAAGCAGGCAATGACAAAGAGATGCATGACTGGTTGTACGCATTCAACCCACTGCTGGCAGGAACTATCAG GTCTAAGCTTTCCAGAAGAAAATCAGGACAGATGAGGATGTGA